In one window of Maribacter sp. BPC-D8 DNA:
- a CDS encoding UBP-type zinc finger domain-containing protein, with amino-acid sequence MSEEVCSHIASISELKTAKEHVCEECVKLGDSWVHLRTCQECGVTLCCDDSKNKHATAHFHKTDHPVISSAEYNERWLWCYKDESFVTY; translated from the coding sequence ATGAGCGAAGAAGTATGCAGTCATATAGCCTCTATTTCCGAATTGAAAACGGCTAAAGAACATGTCTGCGAAGAATGTGTCAAATTAGGAGATTCATGGGTACATTTGCGCACTTGTCAAGAATGCGGAGTTACACTTTGTTGTGATGATTCTAAAAACAAACATGCAACAGCTCATTTTCATAAAACTGACCATCCGGTTATAAGCTCAGCTGAATATAACGAAAGGTGGCTTTGGTGCTATAAAGATGAATCTTTTGTAACGTACTAA
- a CDS encoding Dps family protein yields the protein MKTNIGITEENRAKVAEHLSKILADEFLIYTKTLRAHWNLEGIDFHTKHVFFEDHYNAIKEFVDGVAERIRKIGHYAPATLKQFLQLTHLSEEIEGDNSSLNYMKVLLEDHDTIIVEIRKIIPTIEEDLNDVGTADFLTGLLQEHEEMAWMLRASVS from the coding sequence ATGAAAACAAACATAGGAATTACAGAAGAAAACAGAGCAAAAGTAGCTGAGCATTTATCTAAAATATTAGCAGACGAATTTTTAATCTACACAAAAACGCTAAGAGCACATTGGAATTTGGAAGGCATCGATTTCCATACAAAACATGTGTTTTTTGAAGACCATTATAATGCTATTAAAGAATTCGTAGATGGTGTTGCAGAACGTATTCGTAAAATAGGTCATTATGCACCTGCTACACTAAAGCAATTTTTACAGTTAACTCATTTATCTGAAGAGATAGAAGGCGACAATTCTAGCCTAAACTATATGAAAGTCTTATTAGAAGACCACGATACAATTATAGTAGAAATTAGAAAAATTATACCTACCATTGAAGAAGATTTAAATGATGTGGGTACCGCAGATTTTCTTACTGGTTTATTACAAGAACATGAAGAAATGGCTTGGATGTTACGTGCTAGCGTAAGCTAG
- a CDS encoding zinc-binding alcohol dehydrogenase family protein, with product MKAIGYKENLPIDNVNSLQDIEIATPKATGRDILVEIKAISVNPADYKVRANMPVQGDDWKIIGWDATGIVKEVGEDVTLFKVGDEVWYAGDFTRQGSYAQFQVVDERIVGKKPTSLSYAEAAALPLTSLTAYEMLFDRLEVSKDDANKSILIIGAAGGVGSIMVQLAKKLTKLNIIATASREETTDWLKELGADTVINHRNKLSEEFEKYSLPAPEYVVSLNATEQHVDEIVKLIKPQGKFGFIDDPKVMNVMPFKGKAVSTHIELMFTRAMFQTEDMIEQHNILNNVSELIDNGTIRTTLGENFGTINAENLRKAHAFLETGKAKGKIVLEGF from the coding sequence ATGAAAGCAATAGGATACAAAGAGAATTTACCGATAGACAATGTAAATTCACTACAAGACATAGAAATAGCGACTCCGAAAGCAACAGGAAGAGACATTTTAGTAGAGATTAAAGCCATTTCGGTAAATCCTGCAGATTACAAAGTACGTGCAAATATGCCTGTACAGGGTGACGATTGGAAAATTATTGGTTGGGACGCAACAGGTATTGTAAAGGAAGTTGGAGAAGATGTCACTTTATTTAAAGTTGGTGATGAAGTTTGGTATGCTGGCGATTTTACGCGTCAAGGTAGTTATGCGCAATTTCAGGTGGTAGATGAACGTATTGTGGGTAAAAAACCAACAAGTTTATCCTATGCTGAAGCTGCTGCTTTACCATTAACATCTCTTACTGCTTACGAAATGTTATTTGATAGATTAGAGGTTTCTAAAGACGATGCCAATAAATCTATTTTAATAATTGGTGCTGCAGGTGGTGTAGGTTCTATAATGGTGCAATTAGCTAAAAAGCTAACAAAACTGAACATTATTGCTACTGCTTCTCGTGAAGAAACTACCGATTGGTTAAAAGAATTAGGTGCAGATACGGTTATCAATCACAGAAATAAATTGAGCGAAGAGTTTGAAAAGTATAGCCTTCCTGCTCCAGAATATGTTGTAAGTTTAAATGCTACCGAACAACACGTAGATGAAATTGTAAAGCTGATTAAACCACAAGGTAAATTCGGATTTATTGATGACCCAAAAGTGATGAATGTGATGCCTTTTAAAGGAAAAGCAGTGTCTACACACATTGAGTTAATGTTTACACGTGCTATGTTTCAAACAGAAGATATGATTGAACAACACAACATTTTAAACAACGTTTCCGAATTAATAGACAACGGTACAATTAGAACCACTTTAGGGGAGAACTTCGGAACTATTAATGCTGAAAATTTGCGTAAAGCACACGCTTTTTTAGAAACAGGTAAAGCAAAAGGTAAAATAGTTTTAGAAGGGTTCTAG
- a CDS encoding cupin domain-containing protein encodes MKNTLAAIAVTTLFAFSTANAQVNTIDSVATSKVQHFNFDEMESETIGEGIKRKWFHGQKGQMTIFNLEKDAHIPWHKHPNEQITYIMSGKVKIKTVIDGKEEFVIVSGGEVIVFPENVPHEFWALEETVDLDVHVPVREDWLSKELPDYLKKTKN; translated from the coding sequence ATGAAAAACACACTAGCAGCAATAGCAGTAACAACATTATTTGCCTTTAGTACAGCAAATGCACAAGTAAACACCATAGATTCTGTAGCAACATCAAAAGTGCAACATTTCAATTTTGATGAGATGGAATCAGAAACTATTGGCGAAGGAATTAAACGTAAGTGGTTTCACGGACAGAAAGGTCAAATGACCATTTTCAATTTGGAGAAAGATGCACATATTCCTTGGCACAAACACCCCAACGAGCAGATTACCTATATTATGTCCGGTAAGGTAAAAATCAAAACCGTTATAGACGGTAAAGAGGAATTTGTAATTGTTTCAGGAGGTGAAGTAATTGTTTTTCCTGAGAATGTCCCACATGAGTTTTGGGCTTTAGAAGAAACCGTAGATTTAGATGTACACGTTCCCGTACGTGAAGATTGGTTGTCTAAAGAGTTGCCAGATTACTTGAAGAAGACTAAAAATTAA